A genome region from Oncorhynchus masou masou isolate Uvic2021 chromosome 14, UVic_Omas_1.1, whole genome shotgun sequence includes the following:
- the LOC135554872 gene encoding basic proline-rich protein-like, translated as MAIPEPQSLQSQSPSVPQPQSPSPSSPRAQVHSAPEPQNPSPSSPRAPVPPVPEPKSIQPQSPSPSCPRAKVPPAPEPQSLLPQSPKPQSLLSQSPSPSSPRAPSPSSPRAPVSPCPRAPVHPAPDPQSLQSQSLTLQSQSPSPSCPRAPVPPDPEPKYLLPQSPSPSCPRAPVSPCPRAPVPPVPESQSLQPQIPSPSSPRAPVPPAPEPQSLQPQSPSPSSPRAPVPPVPEPQSLQSQSSSPSTPRTPVPEPQSLLSQSPKPQSIQPQSPSPSSPRARPSSPRAPVPPVPEPQSLLTQSPSTSCPRAPVPPAPEPQSPHVPEPQFLLSQSPSPSSPKAPVPPAPEPQSLQPQSPSPSSPRVPVPPVPEPQSLLSQSPSPSSPRAPAPQAPEPESLLPQSLLPQSPSPSCPRAPVPPAPEPQSLQPQSPSPSSPRAQVPPVPEPQSLQAESPSPSSPRAPVSPCPKAPVPPVPESQSLQPQSPSPSSPRASVPPAPEPQSLQPQSPSPSSPRAPVPPVPEPQSLQPKSASPSCPRAPVPLLPEPQSLQSQSPSPSSPRAPVPPLPEPQSLQSRNPSPRAPVPPVPEPQSLLSQSPSPSCPRAPVPPVPKPRSLQSQSPGPSSPRTPVPPAPEPQSLQSQSLSPNSPRAPVPPVSEPQSQSPIPSSPRAPVSACPRAPVHPAPEPQSLLAPVPPVPEPQSLQSQSPSPSTPRNPVPEPQSLLSQSHSPYCPRAPVPPAPEPQSLFPQSPSLPLSQSPSPSSPRPPVPPVPEPDPPVPEPQSLLSQSPSPS; from the exons ATGGCCA tcccagagccccagtccctccagtcccaGAGCCCCAGTGTCCCCCagccccagagccccagtccGTCCAGTCCCAGAGCCCAAGTCCATTCTGCCCCAGAACCCCAGAACCCCAGTCCCTCCagccccagagccccagtccctccagtcccaGAGCCTAAGTCCATCCagccccagagccccagtccctcctgtcCCAGAGCCAAAGTCCCTCCagccccagagccccagtccctcctgccccagagcccca AGCCACAGTCCCTCCTgtcccagagccccagtccctccagcCCCAGAGCCCCCAGTCCCTCTTCCCCCAGAGCCCCAGTCTCCCCCTGTCCCAGAGCCCCAGTCCATCCAGCCCCAGACccccagtccctccagtcccaGAGCCTGACCCTCCAgtcccagagccccagtccctcctgtcccagagccccagtccctcctgacCCAGAGCCCAAGTACCTCCTGCCCCAGAGCCCCAGTCCATCCTGCCCCAGAGCCCCAGTCTCCCCATGTCCCAGAGCCCCAGTTCCTCCTGTCCCAGAGTCCCAGTCCCTCCAGCCCCAGATCCCCAGTCCCTCCagccccagagccccagtccctcctgccccagagccccagtccctccagcCCCAGAGtcccagtccctccagtcccagagccccagtccctccagtcccaGAGCCTCAGTCCCTCCAGTCCCAGAGCTCCAGTCCCTCCACTCCCAGAACCCCAgtcccagagccccagtccctcctgtcccagagcccca agccccagtccatccagccccagagccccagtccctccagtcccaGAGCCCGACCCTCCAgtcccagagccccagtccctcctgtcccagagccccagtccctcctgacCCAGAGCCCAAGTACCTCCTgccccagagccccagtccctcctgcccCAGAGCCCCAGTCTCCCCATGTCCCAGAGCCCCAGTTCCTCCTGTCCCAGAGTCCCAGTCCCTCCAGCCCCaaagccccagtccctccagccccagagccccagtccctccagccccagagccccagtccctccagcCCCAGAGtcccagtccctccagtcccagagccccagtccctcctgtcccagagccccagtccctccagtcccaGAGCCCCAGCCCCTCAAGCCCCAGAGCCCGAGTCCCTcctgccccagtccctcctgccccagagccccagtccctcctgtcccagagccccagtccctccagccccagagccccagtccctccagccccagagccccagtccctccagtcCTAGAGCCCAAGTCCCTCCTgtcccagagccccagtccctccaggccgagagccccagtccctccagcCCCAGAGCCCCAGTCTCCCCCTGTCCCAAAGCCCCAGTTCCTCCTGTCCCAGAGTCCCAGTCCCTCCagccccagagccccagtccctccagcCCCAGAGCCTCAGTCCCTCCagccccagagccccagtccctccagccccagagccccagtccctccagtcccagagccccagtccctccagtcccagagccccagtccctccagcCCAAGAGCGCCAGTCCCTCCTgccccagagccccagtccctctACTCCCAGAGCCGCAGTCCCTCCAgtcccagagccccagtccctccagtcccagagccccagtccctccacTCCCAGAAccccagtccctccagtcccGGAACCCCAgtcccagagccccagtccctcctgtcccagagccccagtccctcctgtcccagagccccagtccctcctgtcCCAGAgccccagtacctccagtcccAAAGCCCCGGTCCCTCCAGTCCCAAAGCCCCGGTCCCTCCAGCCCCAGAACCCCAGTCCCTCCagccccagagccccagtccctccagtcccaGAGCCTAAGTCCCAACAgtcccagagccccagtccctccagtcTCAGAACCACAGTCCCAGAGCCCCATTCCCTCCAGTCCCAGAGCCCCAGTCTCCGCCTGTCCCAGAGCCCCAGTCCATCCagccccagagccccagtccctcct agccccagtccctccagtcccagagccccagtccctccagtcccagagccccagtccctccacTCCCAGAAACCCAgtcccagagccccagtccctcctgtcCCAGagccacagtccctactgtcccagagccccagtccctccagccccagagccccagtccctctTCCCCCAGAGCCCCAGTCTCCCCCTGTCCCAGAGCCCCAGTCCATCCAGCCCCAGACccccagtccctccagtcccaGAGCCTGACCCTCCAgtcccagagccccagtccctcctgtcccagagccccagtccctcctga
- the LOC135554871 gene encoding basic proline-rich protein-like, giving the protein MSQSPSSSCPRVPVPPAPEPQSLQPQSPSPSCPRAPVPPAPESQSLLPQSPSLPMSQRPSSSCPRVPVPPAPKPQSLQPQSPSPPCPRAPVHPAPEPQSLQSQSPTLQSQSPSPSCPRAPVPPDPEPKYLLPQSPSPSCPRAPVSPCPRDPVPPVPESQSLQPQSPSPSSPRAPVPPAPEPQSLQPQSPSPSSPRAPVPPVPEPQSLQSQSPSPSSPRARVPPAPVPPAPEPQSLLSQSPSPSSPRAPVPPAPEPKSLLSQSPSPSCPRAPVPPGPEPQSLQPQSPSLPLFQSPSSSCPRVPVPPAPEPQSLQPQSLSPSSPRAPVPPAPEPQSLQPQSPSPSSPRAPVPPVPEPQSLQPKSASPSCPRAPVPLLPEPQSLHSQSPSPSSPRAPVPPVPEPQSLHSQNPSPSSPGTPVPEPQSLLSQSPSPSCPRAPVPPVPEPQYLQSQSPGPSSPKAPVPPAPEPQSQSPSPSCPRATVPTVPEPQSLQPQSPSPSSPRAPVNPVSEPQSLLSQSPSQSCLRATVPPVPEPQSLLSQSPSPSSPRAPVPPVPEPQSQTPSPSCPRAPVPPAPEPQSLLSQSPSTPSPKAPVPPALEPQSLQPQSPSPSCPRASVPPGPEPQPILAQSPSPSSPRAPVPPAPEPKSLLSQSPSPSRPRAPVPQAQSPSPSSTRAPVPPPPEPQSHPVPEPQSIQPQSPVPPVPEPQSILSQSLSPSRPRAPVPPVPEPKYLLPQSPSLPLSQSPSSSCPRAPVPPVPEPQSLLYQSPSPSCPRSPVPPVPEPQFLQPQSPSPSRPRAPVPEPQSLLSQSPSPSCPRAPVPPVPEPQSILSQSPSPSSPRAPVPPVPEPQSQSPSPSCPRAPVHPVPEPQSLQPARVHNSNPLL; this is encoded by the coding sequence ATGTCCCAGAGCCCCAGTTCCTCCTGTCCCAGAGTCCCAGTCCCTCCagccccagagccccagtccctccagccccagagccccagtccctcctgccccagagccccagtccctccagcCCCAGAGTCCCAGTCCCTCCTGCCCCAGAGCCCCAGTCTCCCCATGTCCCAGAGACCCAGTTCCTCCTGTCCCAGAGTCCCAGTCCCTCCAGCCCCaaagccccagtccctccagCCCCAGAGTCCCAGTCCCCCCTGTCCCAGAGCCCCAGTCCATCCAGCCCCAGAAccccagtccctccagtcccaGAGCCCGACCCTCCAgtcccagagccccagtccctcctgtcccagagccccagtccctcctgacCCAGAGCCCAAGTACCTCCTgccccagagccccagtccctcctgcccCAGAGCCCCAGTCTCCCCATGTCCCAGAGACCCAGTTCCTCCTGTCCCAGAGTCCCAGTCCCTCCAGCCCCaaagccccagtccctccagccccagagccccagtccctccagccccagagccccagtccctccagcCCCAGAGTCCCAGTCCATCCAgtcccagagccccagtccctcctgtcccagagccccagtccctccagtcccaGAGCCCCAGCCCCTCAAGCCCCAGAGCCCGAGTCCCTcctgccccagtccctcctgccccagagccccagtccctcctgtcccagagccccagtccctccagccccagagccccagtccctccagcCCCAGAGCCCAAGTCCCTCCTgtcccagagccccagtccctcctgtcccagagccccagtccctccaggcccagagccccagtccctccagcCCCAGAGCCCCAGTCTCCCCCTGTTCCAGAGCCCCAGTTCCTCCTGTCCCAGAGTCCCAGTCCCTCCagccccagagccccagtccctccagcCCCAGAGCCTCAGTCCCTCCagccccagagccccagtccctccagccccagagccccagtccctccagccccagagccccagtccctccagtcccagagccccagtccctccagtcccagagccccagtccctccagcCCAAGAGCGCCAGTCCCTCCTgccccagagccccagtccctctACTCCCAGAGCCGCAGTCCCTCCACtcccagagccccagtccctccagtcccagagccccagtccctccagtcccagagccccagtccctccacTCCCAGAAccccagtccctccagtcccGGAACCCCAgtcccagagccccagtccctcctgtcccagagccccagtccctcctgtcccagagccccagtccctcctgtcCCAGAgccccagtacctccagtcccAAAGCCCCGGTCCCTCCAGTCCCAAAGCCCCGGTCCCTCCagccccagagccccagtcccagagccccagtccctcctgtcCCAGagccacagtccctactgtcccagagccccagtccctccagccccagagccccagtccctccagccccagagccccagtcaatcctgtctcagagccaCAGTCCCTCCTGTCCCAGAGCCCCAgtcaatcctgtctcagagccaCAGTCCCTCCTgtcccagagccccagtccctcctgtctcagagccccagtccctccagtcccagagccccagtccctccagtcccaGAACCCCAGTCCCAGACGCCCAGTCCCTCCTgtcccagagccccagtccctcctgccccagagccccagtccctcctgtcCCAGAGCCCCAGTACCCCCAGTCCCAAAGCCCCGGTCCCTCCAGCCCtagagccccagtccctccagccccagagccccagtccATCCTGTCCCAGAGCCTCAGTCCCTCCAGGCCCAGAGCCCCAGCCCATCCTGGCCCAGAGCCCCAGCCCATCCagccccagagccccagtccctccagcCCCAGAGCCCAAGTCCCTCCTgtcccagagccccagtccctccaggcccagagccccagtccctcaagcccagagccccagtccctccagcaccagagccccagtccctcctcccCCAGAGCCCCAGTCTCACCCTGTCCCAGAGCCCCAGTCCATCCAGCCCCAGAGCCCTGTCCCTCCAGTCCCAGAGCCCCAGTCCATCCTGTCCCAGAGCCTCAGTCCCTCCAGgcccagagccccagtccctcctgtcCCAGAGCCCAAGTACCTCCTGCCCCAGAGCCCCAGTCTCCCCCTGTCCCAGAGCCCCAGTTCCTCCTgtcccagagccccagtccctccagtccctgagccccagtccctcctgtatcagagccccagtccctcctgtcCCAGAtccccagtccctccagtcccaGAGCCCCAGTTCCTCCagccccagagccccagtccctcccGTCCCAGAGCCCCAGTtccagagccccagtccctcctgtcccagagccccagtccatcctgtcccagagccccagtccctcctgtcCCAGAGCCCCAGTCCATCCTGTCacagagccccagtccctccagccccagagccccagtccctcccgtcccagagccccagtcccagagccccagtccatcctgtcccagagccccagtccatcctgtcccagagccccagtccctccagcCAGCCCGTGTTCATAATTCTAATCCCCTTCTTTAG